One Oceanicoccus sagamiensis genomic region harbors:
- a CDS encoding CpsD/CapB family tyrosine-protein kinase encodes MDYIQQAIDKARDERQGKIGQEPNENVAPSTAAPAAASMKGVPGEISYTKTRQVTLDEDMLRKNRVVAGFNFDQRAEPYRQLRTQVLQKLRANSWKTLAVTSPNENAGKTLTAVNLAISLSKEVNQTVLLVDLDLRTPSVLNALAIEVDHGLMDHLNDDVSLGDILVNPDFERLVILPGKANENYSSEILSSPKMTELLQDLTNRYESRILIFDLPALLVNDDALTFTPFVDAALLVVEEGVTTADQIERSLQMLEGTNLLGTILNKAD; translated from the coding sequence ATGGACTATATACAGCAGGCAATAGATAAGGCGCGAGATGAGCGTCAAGGTAAAATCGGACAAGAGCCAAACGAAAATGTTGCTCCGTCAACAGCAGCGCCAGCTGCAGCTTCGATGAAAGGTGTGCCCGGTGAAATCAGCTATACCAAAACTCGCCAAGTAACGCTTGATGAAGATATGCTGAGAAAAAATAGAGTTGTTGCCGGCTTTAATTTTGATCAAAGAGCAGAACCTTATCGTCAGCTGCGGACGCAGGTGTTGCAGAAGCTTCGGGCCAACAGCTGGAAAACTCTGGCCGTAACAAGCCCAAATGAAAATGCAGGTAAAACATTAACGGCTGTTAATTTGGCGATCAGCTTGTCAAAGGAAGTTAACCAAACCGTATTGTTAGTTGATTTGGATCTAAGAACCCCCAGTGTTTTAAATGCATTGGCCATAGAGGTTGATCATGGCTTGATGGACCACCTCAACGATGATGTTTCGCTTGGCGATATTCTTGTTAATCCCGATTTCGAGCGTTTAGTTATTCTTCCGGGTAAGGCCAATGAGAACTATAGCTCTGAGATATTATCATCGCCTAAAATGACGGAGTTACTTCAGGATTTAACCAATCGATATGAGTCCAGAATTTTAATATTCGATTTACCTGCACTGCTGGTTAATGATGATGCTCTGACGTTTACTCCGTTTGTTGATGCGGCTTTACTGGTTGTAGAAGAGGGCGTGACGACCGCTGACCAGATAGAGCGATCGCTGCAAATGCTGGAAGGTACAAACTTATTGGGCACCATATTAAATAAGGCTGACTAA
- a CDS encoding c-type cytochrome codes for MKKLLISFLVIAGFTGFAQAGGDAAAGKGKAAACVACHGEGGNSMAPNFPKLAGQSERYLVKQLKDIQCGALSAEEQKAQKCAGRTVPTMAGQLDNFNDQDLADIAAYYAGQAISGGQAKAANAVKGEEIYRAGIRSKGVAACTACHSPTGKGNAPAGYPALGGQHADYVAAQLRAFRAAADGLPGRDNDGDTKIMRDVAYRMSDSEIDAVASYISGLY; via the coding sequence ATGAAAAAATTATTAATCAGTTTTTTAGTCATTGCAGGTTTTACCGGTTTTGCTCAGGCAGGTGGCGATGCCGCTGCTGGTAAAGGCAAGGCTGCGGCCTGTGTCGCTTGTCACGGTGAGGGTGGCAATAGCATGGCACCGAACTTCCCTAAATTAGCGGGTCAAAGCGAGCGCTACTTAGTCAAGCAGTTAAAAGATATCCAGTGTGGTGCTCTTTCTGCTGAAGAGCAGAAAGCGCAGAAGTGTGCTGGCCGTACCGTGCCAACCATGGCGGGTCAGTTAGACAACTTTAACGACCAGGATTTAGCCGATATTGCCGCCTACTATGCAGGCCAGGCTATTTCAGGTGGCCAGGCGAAAGCCGCCAATGCCGTTAAGGGCGAAGAAATATACCGCGCCGGTATTCGCAGCAAAGGCGTAGCGGCCTGTACCGCTTGTCACTCGCCAACCGGTAAAGGCAATGCCCCTGCGGGTTACCCTGCGCTAGGTGGGCAGCATGCTGATTACGTGGCCGCACAGCTAAGAGCTTTCCGCGCAGCGGCGGATGGTTTGCCAGGGCGTGACAATGATGGCGACACTAAAATTATGCGCGATGTTGCTTACCGTATGAGCGATAGCGAAATTGATGCTGTAGCGAGCTATATTTCAGGCTTGTATTAA
- the polA gene encoding DNA polymerase I, producing MTETASKPIVLVDGSSYLYRAYHALPPLTNSKGHATGAVKGVINMMRRLLKDYPGSQVGVIFDAKGKTFRDDIYPEYKAQRPPMPDDLREQIAPIHNIIKAMGLPLIIVDGVEADDVIGTYARQATEQGLDVVVSTGDKDMAQLVNQHVTLVNTMTDTLMDEEGVLAKFGIPPSLIIDYLALMGDKVDNIPGVAGVGEKTALGLLQGIGSLDTLYDNLDKVAELTLRGAKTLAAKLEKEKANAYLSYELATIKLDVELEESVDSIAVEAPDSELLLTYFKEMEFKSWVEEMEKGGSGVPSAPSADQAQRAAEIPLAPQDNDYQVVLTEADFKAWLSQLEQAELFAFDTETTSLNYMEARVVGVSFAVEAGSAAYVPFAHDYLGAEEQLSEDFVLTSLKPLLENPGKAKVGQNLKYDQSVLANHGIALQGIDYDTMLESYVLDSTATRHDMDSLAKKYLDVSTTKFEDIAGKGAKQLTFNQIQLSEAGPYAAEDADITLRLHQALWPRLESDTGLKSVLQDIELPLVPVLSRIERNGTLVSKELLSAQSHEIGGRLEALEKEAFVLADEEFNLGSPKQLGRILFEKLELPVIKKTPKGAPSTAEEVLAELALDYPLPKLLMEYRGLSKLKSTYTDKLPEMISPSTGRIHTSYHQAVTATGRLSSSDPNLQNIPIRNAEGRKVRQAFIAPKAYKIVAADYSQIELRIMAHLSQDKGLLEAFAAGKDIHQATAAEVFGLPLAEVSTEQRRRAKAINFGLIYGMSAFGLAKQIDVGRHEAQQYIDTYFARYPGVHDYMDQTRADASEKGYVETLFGRRLHLPEINASNGMRRQAAQRTAINAPMQGTAADIIKKAMVTVDQWLCDAEIDAKMIMQVHDELVFEVADASVDLLSDKVKELMGNAATLDVPLIVDVGTGDNWDEAH from the coding sequence ATGACAGAGACCGCCAGCAAACCCATCGTATTAGTCGATGGTTCATCCTATTTATACCGCGCCTACCATGCCTTGCCACCCCTGACCAATTCCAAGGGTCATGCCACCGGAGCAGTCAAGGGCGTGATCAATATGATGCGGCGTTTGCTAAAAGATTATCCTGGCAGCCAGGTAGGGGTGATTTTCGATGCCAAGGGCAAAACCTTCCGGGATGATATTTACCCCGAGTACAAGGCCCAGCGCCCGCCCATGCCAGATGATTTACGGGAACAGATCGCTCCCATCCATAATATTATTAAAGCGATGGGCCTGCCCCTGATTATTGTTGATGGCGTAGAAGCGGATGATGTGATTGGTACCTATGCCCGGCAAGCGACAGAGCAGGGGCTGGATGTGGTGGTATCGACTGGCGATAAAGATATGGCGCAGCTGGTTAACCAGCATGTGACGCTGGTGAATACCATGACTGATACCTTGATGGACGAAGAGGGCGTACTGGCTAAATTTGGTATCCCGCCATCGCTGATTATTGATTATCTGGCACTGATGGGGGATAAGGTTGATAACATCCCCGGCGTTGCCGGCGTGGGTGAAAAAACAGCCTTGGGCTTGCTACAGGGCATCGGCAGCCTGGACACCCTTTATGACAATCTGGACAAAGTCGCCGAGCTTACTCTGAGGGGTGCAAAAACCTTGGCCGCCAAGCTGGAGAAGGAAAAAGCGAACGCTTACTTATCCTATGAGCTGGCCACGATCAAGCTGGATGTAGAGCTTGAAGAATCAGTCGATAGCATTGCGGTAGAGGCGCCTGATAGTGAGTTACTACTCACTTACTTTAAAGAAATGGAGTTTAAATCCTGGGTAGAAGAAATGGAGAAGGGGGGCTCCGGTGTGCCCTCGGCCCCCAGTGCTGACCAGGCTCAACGTGCCGCCGAGATACCTCTGGCACCGCAAGACAATGACTATCAAGTGGTGCTAACTGAGGCCGATTTTAAAGCCTGGCTAAGTCAGCTGGAGCAAGCAGAGTTATTTGCCTTTGATACCGAAACCACCAGCCTTAACTATATGGAAGCCAGAGTAGTCGGGGTGTCTTTTGCGGTAGAGGCGGGCAGTGCGGCCTATGTGCCTTTTGCCCATGACTATCTGGGCGCAGAAGAGCAGCTCAGCGAGGACTTTGTGCTGACCTCACTCAAGCCTCTATTAGAAAACCCCGGTAAAGCCAAAGTAGGGCAGAACCTGAAATACGACCAGAGTGTGTTGGCCAACCACGGCATCGCGCTGCAAGGTATCGACTATGACACCATGCTGGAGTCCTATGTTCTGGACAGTACCGCCACCCGTCACGATATGGATAGCCTGGCCAAAAAATATTTGGATGTTAGTACCACAAAGTTTGAAGATATAGCGGGCAAGGGTGCCAAGCAGCTAACCTTTAACCAAATCCAATTATCCGAAGCCGGGCCCTATGCGGCTGAGGATGCGGATATTACCCTGCGCCTGCATCAGGCTCTGTGGCCCAGGCTGGAGTCCGACACCGGGCTTAAATCCGTATTGCAGGATATAGAGCTGCCGCTGGTACCGGTACTGTCTCGCATTGAGCGCAATGGAACCTTGGTAAGTAAGGAGTTACTTTCAGCGCAAAGCCACGAAATTGGGGGCAGGTTAGAGGCCTTGGAAAAAGAAGCCTTCGTTCTGGCGGATGAAGAATTCAACCTGGGTTCCCCTAAACAACTCGGTCGAATCCTGTTTGAAAAGCTGGAATTACCGGTGATCAAAAAGACCCCTAAAGGCGCTCCTTCCACCGCCGAAGAAGTGCTGGCCGAATTGGCTTTGGATTACCCGCTGCCAAAACTGCTGATGGAATACCGTGGCCTTAGCAAGCTAAAGTCTACTTACACGGATAAACTGCCAGAAATGATTAGCCCAAGCACCGGGCGTATTCATACCTCCTACCATCAGGCGGTAACGGCAACCGGCCGTTTATCCTCATCTGACCCCAATTTACAAAATATCCCTATCCGCAATGCGGAGGGGCGCAAGGTCAGGCAGGCCTTTATTGCCCCTAAAGCTTATAAAATTGTTGCGGCGGATTACTCCCAGATCGAACTGCGGATTATGGCGCATCTGTCTCAGGACAAAGGCTTGTTAGAGGCGTTTGCGGCGGGCAAAGATATTCATCAGGCAACCGCCGCCGAAGTCTTTGGCTTGCCTCTGGCAGAAGTCTCTACCGAGCAGCGCCGCCGAGCCAAGGCGATCAACTTTGGTTTAATCTACGGCATGTCAGCCTTTGGTCTGGCCAAGCAGATCGATGTGGGCCGCCATGAGGCGCAGCAATATATTGATACCTACTTTGCTCGCTATCCCGGTGTCCATGACTATATGGACCAAACCCGCGCCGATGCCTCCGAAAAAGGCTATGTAGAAACGCTATTTGGCCGCCGCCTGCACTTGCCCGAGATTAATGCCAGCAATGGTATGCGCCGTCAGGCAGCCCAGCGCACAGCCATTAACGCCCCTATGCAGGGTACCGCGGCCGATATTATTAAAAAGGCGATGGTCACCGTTGACCAATGGCTATGCGATGCGGAAATTGATGCCAAAATGATTATGCAGGTACATGATGAATTGGTGTTTGAAGTGGCCGATGCTTCAGTGGACTTATTGTCCGACAAGGTCAAAGAGTTGATGGGCAATGCAGCAACGTTAGACGTGCCATTAATCGTCGATGTGGGCACTGGGGATAACTGGGATGAGGCGCATTAA
- a CDS encoding thiol:disulfide interchange protein DsbA/DsbL — MNRFIKMPVILTALVLMMTSAFANAQEPVAGKNYVVLDQPVRTRDSSKVEVVEVFWYGCGHCYNFEPLIKQWKKRKPDYVDFQQSPAMWNATMKTHAAMFFTAEVLGVMDKLHDPIFTSMNVERKRLASADEIEDLFADYGVDRKEFQKTFKSFSVNSMVKQADARARSYKISGTPEIVVNGKYRISARLAGGQAQMLKVVDYLVEKERATLSK, encoded by the coding sequence ATGAATCGTTTTATCAAGATGCCCGTTATTCTTACCGCTCTGGTATTGATGATGACATCCGCCTTTGCCAATGCCCAAGAGCCCGTCGCCGGCAAAAACTATGTGGTATTAGACCAGCCTGTTCGCACCCGTGATAGCAGCAAAGTCGAAGTGGTAGAAGTCTTTTGGTATGGCTGTGGCCACTGTTACAACTTTGAGCCGCTGATTAAGCAGTGGAAAAAGCGTAAGCCGGATTATGTGGATTTCCAACAGTCGCCAGCGATGTGGAATGCCACGATGAAGACCCACGCTGCCATGTTCTTTACCGCCGAAGTATTGGGTGTTATGGATAAACTGCACGACCCTATTTTTACGTCTATGAATGTTGAGCGTAAGCGTCTGGCCAGTGCTGATGAGATAGAAGACCTGTTTGCCGATTATGGTGTTGATCGCAAAGAGTTCCAAAAAACCTTTAAATCTTTCAGTGTTAACAGCATGGTAAAGCAAGCTGATGCACGTGCCCGCAGTTACAAAATTAGTGGAACGCCAGAAATTGTCGTCAATGGTAAATATCGTATTTCAGCTCGTCTGGCCGGTGGTCAGGCGCAGATGCTTAAAGTTGTTGATTACTTAGTCGAAAAAGAACGCGCTACCTTGTCTAAGTAA
- a CDS encoding GumC family protein, whose amino-acid sequence MNMAIDFEENSTSIGDYIAVLRRRKKQLLYPAAITFFIVLLVALLWPATYRSSATILIEEQSIPQDFVQSMITTFANQQIEIIRQRTMTLKNIMDLVDNYNLYDKDEMKRKTRTEIAGEFKDDVKVGLVNAQVIDPRSGRPTEATIAFTLSYEHGNASKAQKVANELVNLYLNENLKNRSEKAQGASEFLEAEAKSLEIVLVDLETKLAAFKQENEGSMPEAYVYNQSIIERTERELLEITSRKNELEKRRLSLSSDLAQASPYAPTVLSSGEQVLSDYDRLKSLKSEFTRKSALYSEEHPDISRLKREIAELEESMGGGLLPKDIAEQVRGEQVILDGLNQKYESDHPKVVAQQKIVDELSNQSSAESSVESTEVAPDNPSYVFLSTQLKTVEAEEKALIEKSEVLSNKISDYEERIARTPMVEQEYNNLKRNYRNAQAKYEEINAKKLGADVARNLEQDRKGQRFVLIEPPALPEEAASPKRVIIILVGFVLSGVVGLGFVLVAEAMDPGLRGEKAITDLTGVAPLVSVPYIFTEDEDKSSTRHMYYLFIGIILLGLLGLLGIHLFYKPIDVIWFILMRKFGLE is encoded by the coding sequence ATGAACATGGCCATAGATTTCGAAGAGAATAGCACGTCGATAGGCGATTATATTGCCGTATTACGACGTCGTAAAAAGCAACTTTTATACCCAGCTGCTATCACTTTTTTTATCGTCTTACTAGTGGCGTTATTATGGCCTGCTACTTATCGCTCTTCGGCGACTATTTTGATTGAAGAGCAATCCATTCCTCAAGATTTCGTTCAATCAATGATTACTACCTTTGCCAATCAGCAAATAGAAATTATTAGACAGCGAACAATGACCCTAAAAAATATCATGGATTTAGTCGATAACTATAACCTCTATGATAAAGATGAAATGAAAAGAAAAACCAGAACAGAAATCGCTGGTGAATTTAAAGACGATGTAAAAGTGGGCCTTGTTAATGCGCAGGTCATTGATCCCAGAAGTGGTAGGCCAACAGAGGCAACCATTGCATTTACATTATCTTATGAGCATGGCAATGCATCAAAGGCGCAAAAGGTGGCCAATGAGCTAGTGAACTTATACCTTAACGAAAACTTAAAAAATCGATCGGAAAAAGCGCAGGGTGCTTCTGAGTTTTTAGAGGCTGAGGCCAAATCTCTGGAGATCGTTCTGGTTGACCTAGAGACAAAGCTGGCAGCCTTTAAACAAGAAAACGAAGGAAGCATGCCAGAGGCTTATGTATATAATCAATCAATTATAGAGAGAACAGAAAGAGAGCTACTGGAAATAACCTCACGGAAAAATGAACTGGAAAAGCGCAGGCTTTCACTGAGTTCAGATCTAGCTCAAGCAAGCCCTTATGCGCCTACTGTGCTGTCAAGCGGCGAACAGGTGCTAAGCGACTATGATAGATTAAAATCATTGAAATCAGAATTTACCCGAAAGTCAGCCCTTTATAGTGAAGAACACCCAGATATAAGCCGTTTGAAAAGAGAAATTGCGGAGCTTGAAGAAAGCATGGGCGGCGGCTTGTTACCTAAAGATATTGCTGAGCAAGTAAGAGGTGAGCAGGTTATCTTGGACGGGCTTAATCAGAAGTATGAATCTGACCACCCCAAAGTAGTCGCACAACAAAAAATTGTTGATGAGTTAAGCAATCAATCGTCAGCAGAGAGCTCGGTAGAAAGCACTGAGGTGGCTCCGGATAATCCATCTTATGTATTTTTGAGCACACAGTTAAAAACAGTAGAAGCTGAAGAAAAGGCACTCATTGAAAAGTCAGAAGTACTTAGCAATAAAATCAGTGATTACGAAGAGCGTATTGCAAGAACGCCAATGGTTGAGCAGGAATATAACAACTTAAAAAGAAACTACAGAAACGCTCAGGCTAAATATGAAGAAATCAATGCTAAAAAATTAGGTGCCGATGTCGCCAGAAATTTGGAGCAAGATAGAAAAGGCCAACGATTTGTATTAATCGAGCCTCCCGCATTGCCTGAAGAAGCAGCAAGCCCTAAAAGGGTGATCATCATATTGGTAGGCTTTGTATTATCTGGTGTTGTGGGCCTGGGCTTTGTACTGGTTGCAGAGGCAATGGATCCGGGACTTAGAGGTGAAAAGGCGATAACCGATTTAACAGGCGTTGCCCCACTCGTTAGCGTGCCCTACATCTTTACCGAGGATGAAGACAAGTCCAGCACCAGACATATGTATTATCTCTTTATAGGTATTATATTGTTGGGGCTGCTGGGGCTGCTGGGTATACATCTTTTTTATAAGCCGATCGATGTTATCTGGTTTATCTTAATGAGAAAGTTTGGGCTTGAATAA
- a CDS encoding c-type cytochrome codes for MKKLFIASSVAYLAMTGLLAQAADQAVIDRYSKTCAVCHAAGAAGAPRTGDAAQWAPRMEKGMDTLVTSVDKGMNAMPPKGMCFDCSPEEFKALIEYMVEAK; via the coding sequence ATGAAAAAGCTGTTTATTGCATCTTCAGTAGCCTATTTGGCGATGACGGGACTATTGGCCCAGGCGGCGGATCAAGCCGTTATTGATCGCTACAGTAAGACCTGTGCTGTTTGCCATGCCGCCGGTGCTGCCGGTGCGCCAAGAACCGGTGATGCTGCCCAGTGGGCTCCGCGTATGGAAAAAGGTATGGACACATTGGTAACCAGCGTTGATAAAGGTATGAACGCCATGCCACCAAAAGGTATGTGTTTTGATTGCTCGCCAGAAGAGTTCAAGGCTTTGATTGAATATATGGTCGAAGCTAAATAA
- the yihA gene encoding ribosome biogenesis GTP-binding protein YihA/YsxC, with the protein MTQVKINFRQAEFLTSAPTLAKCPADRGLEVAFAGRSNAGKSSAINTLTENKRMARTSKTPGRTQLINFFTLSDSQRLVDLPGYGFAKVPLEVKEKWQRHLEEYLRERQSLYGLILLMDCRHPLQDFDRMMLSWAQSCNMPVHILLTKADKLKKGPANNSLLKVRKELEPMQDLVSVQLFSALKRTGLDQLQIKLTQWLSSEAITETDPPE; encoded by the coding sequence TTGACCCAAGTAAAGATCAATTTCCGTCAGGCTGAGTTTCTAACCAGCGCCCCTACTCTCGCTAAATGCCCTGCTGATCGCGGTCTTGAAGTGGCCTTTGCGGGTCGCTCCAATGCCGGAAAATCCAGCGCAATCAATACCTTAACTGAAAATAAGCGAATGGCCAGGACCAGTAAGACCCCGGGCCGCACCCAGCTGATTAACTTTTTTACCCTCAGCGACAGCCAGCGGCTGGTTGATTTGCCCGGTTATGGCTTTGCCAAGGTGCCTTTGGAGGTTAAAGAGAAGTGGCAGCGGCATTTAGAGGAATATCTGCGGGAACGGCAGTCTTTATATGGGCTGATCCTGCTCATGGACTGCCGCCACCCCCTGCAAGACTTTGACCGGATGATGCTGAGCTGGGCCCAGAGCTGCAATATGCCAGTCCATATTCTGCTGACCAAGGCCGATAAGCTCAAAAAAGGCCCCGCCAATAATAGCCTGCTAAAAGTGCGCAAAGAACTGGAGCCGATGCAGGATCTGGTCAGCGTGCAGTTGTTCTCCGCCTTAAAACGCACTGGGCTGGACCAACTCCAAATTAAGTTAACGCAGTGGCTAAGTAGCGAAGCAATCACGGAAACGGACCCGCCAGAATAA
- a CDS encoding GGDEF domain-containing protein has translation MNRKTSPNDQSDWKDKYLDALDEQEKRDRQQQKLTALLVKAVLRLSMVAEGVDQQLDKQLAGMRQMFRDGGPSGSDLNTVVQALEGQVKRMDIVRDERAKSIVQGFQLLLTTLQNLKPEKEAAEQLKRLNKNLKTRSSSVQEYSVLLNEFAKAQQQVLDEKNIQRVSKPFWHQWTAQSEAPETEIIEIERSDGGREKIIEGTVIEVAPLADADNDGLDLSDDTEEPRGTVDPSSVGEEPAFSRLNKAVCEVLQELLEQIEAPPMAKENYQAAQKQIEKGLNWYELVPTLEDISIVVISAFDRNQQEFETFLSELNDRLLQAYQFISESEQANGAGREAGKQLSDSMREQVSAMQQSVDDATELDQLKSEVSTRLDQIVAAMDQYQAGEQQRESTLSEKLDALVIQVKNMESASEQAEQRIEEQRKKALRDVLTQLPNREAYNIRLEQEFERWQRYRRPLTMMVCDVDFFKRVNDSYGHLAGDKVLRIIAKTLGKRLRKTDFIARIGGEEFVVLMPETEENQAFKVAEGVREAIARCPFHFKDQPVSITMSFGLSEFVEGDSGEKVFARADKALYQAKKGGRNRCILAESPLLDQE, from the coding sequence ATGAACCGCAAAACCTCCCCAAACGATCAAAGCGATTGGAAAGATAAATATCTCGATGCGCTTGATGAGCAGGAAAAGCGCGACCGTCAGCAGCAGAAATTGACCGCTCTATTAGTGAAAGCGGTGCTTCGTCTCAGTATGGTTGCGGAGGGTGTGGACCAGCAACTGGATAAGCAGCTTGCGGGCATGCGGCAGATGTTTCGCGATGGCGGGCCATCGGGCAGCGATCTCAATACCGTGGTGCAGGCTCTGGAAGGGCAGGTTAAGCGTATGGATATCGTTAGGGACGAAAGAGCCAAATCCATCGTGCAGGGTTTTCAGTTATTGCTAACAACCTTACAAAACCTAAAGCCAGAAAAAGAGGCTGCTGAGCAACTCAAGCGTTTAAACAAAAACCTGAAAACCCGAAGTAGCTCAGTGCAGGAATATTCAGTGCTGCTCAACGAGTTCGCAAAAGCCCAGCAGCAAGTACTGGATGAAAAAAATATTCAGCGCGTCAGCAAACCTTTTTGGCATCAGTGGACAGCGCAAAGCGAAGCCCCGGAAACTGAAATTATAGAAATAGAAAGAAGTGACGGCGGCCGTGAAAAAATTATCGAAGGGACCGTGATAGAGGTTGCACCTCTGGCCGACGCAGATAATGATGGGCTGGACCTGTCGGATGATACTGAAGAACCTCGCGGCACAGTAGACCCCAGCTCGGTTGGCGAAGAGCCTGCCTTTTCACGCTTAAATAAAGCCGTCTGTGAAGTGTTGCAAGAGTTACTGGAGCAAATCGAAGCTCCCCCTATGGCCAAAGAAAATTACCAGGCGGCACAGAAGCAAATTGAGAAAGGTTTAAACTGGTACGAGTTGGTCCCCACCTTAGAAGATATCAGCATTGTTGTTATCTCTGCCTTTGATCGTAATCAGCAGGAGTTTGAAACCTTTCTGTCTGAACTCAATGACCGACTGCTGCAAGCTTATCAATTTATCAGCGAATCGGAGCAAGCCAATGGAGCAGGGCGGGAGGCGGGTAAGCAACTTAGTGATTCCATGCGTGAGCAGGTTAGCGCGATGCAGCAATCCGTTGACGATGCGACAGAGCTTGATCAGCTCAAGTCAGAAGTCAGCACCCGTCTTGATCAAATTGTTGCCGCTATGGACCAGTATCAAGCCGGCGAGCAACAGCGCGAAAGCACTCTGTCAGAGAAACTGGACGCACTTGTCATCCAGGTTAAAAATATGGAGTCAGCCTCAGAACAAGCCGAGCAGCGGATAGAAGAGCAGCGTAAAAAAGCACTGCGTGATGTGCTGACTCAACTACCCAATAGGGAGGCCTACAACATAAGGCTTGAGCAGGAATTTGAGCGTTGGCAGCGCTATCGCCGGCCACTAACAATGATGGTTTGCGATGTCGACTTTTTTAAGCGAGTTAATGATAGCTATGGCCATCTAGCGGGGGACAAGGTGTTGCGTATCATTGCCAAAACACTCGGGAAGCGTTTACGCAAAACGGACTTTATTGCTCGAATAGGGGGAGAAGAGTTTGTCGTATTAATGCCAGAGACGGAGGAAAATCAGGCATTTAAGGTTGCGGAGGGGGTCAGGGAGGCGATAGCGCGTTGCCCGTTTCACTTTAAGGATCAGCCGGTATCAATCACCATGTCTTTTGGCTTGTCAGAGTTTGTTGAGGGGGACTCAGGGGAGAAGGTCTTTGCCCGAGCCGACAAAGCGCTTTATCAGGCCAAAAAGGGTGGCCGGAATAGGTGTATATTAGCCGAATCGCCCCTTCTGGACCAAGAATAG
- a CDS encoding polysaccharide biosynthesis/export family protein codes for MKSHKLGLRAIIFSCVITLAQAVVAEPSYKINPGDVLRIDVWNEETLVREVTVLPDGYINFPLVGSISVGGLTTFSAGETIAEALGNYLKDSPTVNVAVSQLLGNKIYIIGKVNRPGDYPINRPTDVMQALAMSGGLNTFAAENKIVVLRRIQSGEQISIPFKYGDVKAGEELQTNIVLQSGDVVVVR; via the coding sequence ATGAAAAGTCATAAATTGGGCCTTCGAGCAATCATTTTTAGCTGTGTTATCACGCTAGCTCAGGCAGTTGTTGCTGAGCCTTCATACAAAATTAACCCAGGCGATGTATTGCGGATTGACGTCTGGAATGAAGAGACGCTTGTCCGGGAAGTAACAGTATTACCCGATGGCTATATCAATTTTCCACTAGTAGGTTCGATTTCAGTGGGCGGACTTACGACGTTTAGCGCAGGAGAGACGATAGCAGAGGCCTTGGGCAACTATTTAAAAGACAGCCCAACTGTCAATGTTGCAGTTAGCCAGCTACTGGGTAATAAAATTTATATTATCGGAAAAGTCAATCGCCCTGGTGATTACCCAATTAACCGCCCCACAGATGTTATGCAGGCATTGGCAATGAGCGGTGGCCTTAATACTTTTGCTGCTGAGAATAAAATTGTAGTGCTACGTCGTATTCAATCGGGCGAGCAAATATCAATTCCTTTTAAGTACGGTGACGTTAAAGCAGGGGAAGAATTACAAACCAATATCGTTTTGCAAAGTGGCGATGTTGTTGTGGTGAGATAA